From Fusarium oxysporum f. sp. lycopersici 4287 chromosome 10, whole genome shotgun sequence, the proteins below share one genomic window:
- a CDS encoding hypothetical protein (At least one base has a quality score < 10), translated as MSKDYYEYEEYSRRRRDFSPDNYSGVPGSQQQGPPPPPPPGAPPYASTSRLDDPYYGGMPPPPRERMTLEPPESQNRPRSVPPNTTMVRRSRSRSRPPSDDEDYDDRRSSRNRSQSPITRARNVVDENFSHSAGGIGAGILGAVVGGLVAREATEAATRRKHKTRGYEDENEDRTRLVSTILGAVAGGLGANALANRVEDSRERDRRRQLDWERERSYVREQEMPRYEQRRSSDRDREDDRRDRDRDRYDRGRALPQNDDDDYDFVYDDPRYEDREPRRRRSEDNYRYRQ; from the coding sequence ATGTCAAAAGACTACTACGAGTACGAAGAGTACTCTCGTCGCCGACGCGACTTTTCTCCCGACAACTACTCCGGCGTGCCCGGGTCTCAGCAACAAggccctcctcctccccccCCTCCTGGCGCTCCTCCTTATGCCTCAACCTCCCGTCTTGATGACCCTTACTACGGCGGcatgcctcctcctccgcgGGAGCGCATGACCCTCGAGCCTCCCGAGTCACAGAACCGCCCACGATCTGTCCCACCAAACACCACCATGGTCCGGCGCAGCCGCTCTCGTTCCCGTCCTCCGTCAGATGACGAGGATTATGATGACAGACGGAGCTCGCGAAACCGCTCACAAAGTCCCATCACCCGCGCTCGGaatgtcgttgatgagaacTTCTCTCATTCCGCCGGCGGCATCGGCGCCGGTATTTTAGGCGCTGTCGTTGGCGGTCTTGTAGCTCGCGAGGCGACTGAAGCTGCAACACGCCGCAAGCACAAGACCCGAGGTTATGAAGACGAGAATGAGGACCGCACTCGTCTCGTTTCCACCATTCTCGGCGCCGTCGCTGGTGGCCTAGGAGCCAATGCTCTCGCCAATAGGGTTGAGGATTCGAGGGAGCGAGACCGACGACGCCAACTCGACTGGGAGCGTGAGCGTAGCTACGTGCGCGAGCAGGAGATGCCCCGCTACGAGCAACGGAGATCCAGTGACCGTGATAGAGAGGACGACCGCCGCGATCGTGATCGTGACCGGTATGATCGCGGCAGGGCCCTACCCCAAaacgatgatgatgattatGACTTCGTCTACGATGATCCGCGATACGAAGATCGAGAACCCAGGCGACGTAGAAGCGAGGACAACTACCGCTATCGCCAATAG
- a CDS encoding glycerol-3-phosphate dehydrogenase, with amino-acid sequence MPAFAGAPRGLIRRFWLPGVVTTSAAVLIYSYRPRDFTGHTSPAVPPPTFGADGTFKLPRFPRVKTREEQLDQLRGSSRPQVQQYDILVIGGGATGAGVALDAATRGLKVAVVERDDFSSGTSSKSTKLVHGGVRYLEKAVWNLDYNQYLLVKEALKERKYFLQTAPHLSSWLPIMLPLDKWWKAPYYWAGTKFYDFLAGSEGIEGSYFLTRSKALEAFPMLKPTDLVGALVYYDGAHNDSRMNVSIAMTAALYGATVVNHAEVTGLIKNGDGNLCGAIVRDLVSVKDGRPAEVITVRAKSVINCTGPFTDSVRKMDDPGCKEIVAPASGVHVILPGYFSPGKMGLIDPSTSDGRVIFFLPWQGNTIAGTTDSPSTITPNPLPDEKSIEWILSEISHYLSPEINVRRGDVLAAWSGIRPLVKDPKAKNTESLVRNHLIDISASGLLTCAGGKWTTYRQMAEECVDFAIQEFRLEPRPVADAPRVSGTDLIDDGAILDGKCQTHKVRLLGAHGFSPTLFIPIIQHFGVETEVAKHLTESYGDRAWTVASLCKLTDKRFPARGERISQLYPFVDGEIRYAIRHEYAQTAVDVLARRTRLAFLNAQAALESLPKVIDIMAEELKWSRQRKDLEWKESVAYLESMGLPKPMLTVTRKQVEQGKLDFASSLEWQMYSRHDKPTD; translated from the exons ATGCCGGCCTTTGCAGGCGCGCCAAGAGGACTCATTCGTCGGTTCTGGCTGCCAGGCGTTGTCACTACATCTGCGGCTGTTCTCATCTATAGCTACCGTCCCCGTGATTTCACTGGCCATACATCACCCGCAGTTCCGCCTCCAACCTTTGGCGCTGATGGCACTTTCAAGCTTCCCCGATTTCCTCGTGTCAAAACACGCGAAGAGCAGCTAGACCAACTCCGAGGAAGCTCACGGCCTCAAGTCCAGCAATATGACATACTTGTCATTGGGGGTGGTGCCACTGGTGCTGGTGTCGCCCTCGACGCTGCTACTCGTGGCCTCAAAGTAGCTGTCGTCGAACGTGACGATTTCAGCAGCGGCACGAGCAGTAAGAGTACCAAGCTGGTTCACGGAGGTGTTCGCTATCTCGAGAAAGCCGTCTGGAACTTGGATTATAACCAGTACTTGCTCGTCAAGGAGGCTCTAAAGGAGCGCAAGTACTTCCTACAGACGGCACCCCATCTGAGTTCCTGGCTCCCCATTATGCTGCCTCTCGATAAGTGGTGGAAAGCTCCCTATTACTGGGCTGGCACTAAGTTCTATGACTTTCTTGCCGGTAGTGAAGGCATTGAGGGGTCTTACTTTCTGACTCGAAGTAAGGCACTTGAGGCCTTCCCTATGCTTAAACCTACAGATCTTGTCGGTGCTCTCGTGTATTACGACGGTGCACATAACGATTCGCGCATGAATGTTTCTATCGCAATGACCGCTGCCCTCTATGGCGCAACTGTTGTCAACCATGCTGAGGTCACAGGACTCATAAAGAATGGCGACGGAAACCTTTGCGGCGCCATAGTTAGGGATCTTGTTTCTGTAAAGGATGGTCGACCAGCCGAAGTCATAACTGTTCGCGCAAAGAGTGTCATCAACTGTACGGGGCCTTTTACTGACTCTGTTCGAAAAATGGACGACCCAGGCTGCAAGGAAATTGTGGCCCCAGCATCTGGAGTTCACGTCATTCTCCCTGGTTATTTCAGTCCAGGGAAAATGGGACTGATCGATCCGTCGACGTCTGACGGCCgggtcatcttcttcctcccatgGCAAGGCAACACTATCGCAGGCACCACCGATTCCCCTTCGACCATCACACCAAATCCTCTACCCGACGAGAAGTCTATCGAGTGGATCCTGAGCGAAATAAGCCACTATCTTTCCCCAGAGATAAATGTTCGCAGAGGTGATGTCCTCGCTGCCTGGTCCGGTATTCGCCCGCTCGTCAAGGACCCTAAAGCCAAGAACACCGAGTCCCTTGTTCGAAATCATCTGATTGATATCTCCGCTTCTGGCTTGTTGACTTGTGCAGGCGGGAAATGGACAACCTATAGACAAATGGCAGAGGAGTGCGTGGACTTTGCCATTCAAGAATTTCGTCTTGAGCCCCGGCCTGTTGCAGATGCACCTCGTGTCAGCGGTACCGACCTAATTGACGATGGGGCAATATTGGATGGCAAATGTCAGACGCACAAGGTTCGTTTACTTGGTGCTCACGGCTTTAGCCCAACACTATTCATCCCTATTATCCAGCACTTTGGGGTTGAGACTGAGGTCGCCAAACACTTGACTGAGTCCTATGGTGATCGTGCCTGGACTGTTGCCTCGCTTTGCAAGCTGACTGACAAGCGCTTCCCCGCCCGTGGTGAACGCATCTCCCAGCTCTATCCatttgttgatggtgagattCGATATGCTATTCGACACGAGTACGCCCAGACGGCCGTTGATGTTCTCGCTCGACGCACGCGACTAGCCTTTCTCAATGCGCAGGCTGCCCTCGAATCCCTCCCCAAGGTAATAGacatcatggctgaagagctcaagtGGAGCCGTCAACGAAAGGATCTCGAGTGGAAAGAAT CTGTTGCCTACTTAGAGTCTATGGGTTTACCAAAGCCCATGCTTACCGTGACACGGAAGCAAGTTGAGCAAGGAAAGCTTGACTTTGCCAGCTCGCTAGAATGGCAGATGTATTCACGCCACGATAAGCCGACCGACTAG
- a CDS encoding leucine carboxyl methyltransferase 2 — protein sequence MMAKGNPPSTKVARTQALDDLIMGTNSSSIVSKRSVERLYYPDELHFFRYFVNKFQRRAPLINRGYWLRLRVIDVIVRQFVTSPKPGRKKVVINLGAGSDVLPWQSYHRYGDSCENTLFIDVDYPDLMLKKRAIVLGTPQLHELLGDSPAISEKVTDQILLRSDKYCQIGCDLRELESLRNCLESFLNLAECSVLFVAEVSITYMDTFSADALVQWASSIGQAEFCLLEQILPHGPEHPFASTMLKHFNKLNTPLKSVDEYPTVESQRHRFQERGWSSVDVWDLWDAWNSDLFLDSTERAALDNVEPFDEWEEFILFSRHYVVLHATAYHRDERGAGQRGQVGVSNKHVKANVTSLGSLGAPKRRFGAPLIASSPEGDKYLVNALGMGIKARLDSCDIYSLQQDSMALEISPAGPTARLCHATVDIGHLGTLLVGGRASPSKALNDCWIFKKDSNRWEKTFDLPAPLFRHCAVHLPGSSLALVLGGKTGPSEISPDYYVFHPVKGWLKCSVTGAIPSSTFGTIAVASPNPGSKYGTFQGLMAGGISKYGKINEQAYFWTINVSTDVSLTLMGIQGHFQSLVPKQQTWSPCTSYAVVWDNIHPHIGQSMACISVKDGHLEVFNVDLRNEVGQLPFMVGSATVSSGSELVVLGGGATCFSMGTFWDTGVYKVDLTNAISEMPYIQPANCKPVSINYQDSPKLTHQTTTIERHQPTLKPSIKSIARIKLQSKLDFEQLVENRKPVIIESLDLGSCVAKWSPEYMVQRVGQTKEIVVHECQSSTGKMDFNSKNFRYVTEPFSSFMAKAARGEAVYLRALSEAKPTESPANLQDDFPTLADDFQLPEELSLIKDRMFSSVLRISGRAKMWLHYDVMANVYTQIQGSKRMVLMPPTDVNNLAFAPGASSSSLDVLSALDKQEFVSTNPYEAILNPGDLLFIPAMWLHTASPTTDLSVAVNVFFRDLDSGYSTGRDVYGNRDLAAYEKARQDISRIVKIFDRLPSEIRDFYLTRLADELLHKQH from the exons ATGATGGCCAAAGGAAACCCCCCGTCCACGAAAGTGGCCAGAACTCAAGCTCTGGACGACCTGATAATGGGA ACAAATAGCAGTAGCATTGTTTCCAAGCGGAGCGTAGAAAGGCTCTACTACCCAGATGAACTGCACTTTTTCCGCTACTTCGTGAACAAGTTCCAACGAAGAGCCCCTCTCATCAACCGTGGTTACTGGCTAAGGCTCAGAGTCATTGATGTGATCGTCCGCCAATTCGTCACCTCGCCGAAGCCAGGGCGTAAGAAGGTGGTTATCAACCTGGGAGCAGGAAG CGATGTTCTTCCGTGGCAGTCGTACCATCGCTATGGTGACTCTTGCGAGAACACACTATTTATCGATGTCGACTATCCGGATCTCATGCTGAAGAAGCGGGCTATTGTTCTCGGAACACCGCAGCTACATGAGTTGCTGGGTGACAGTCCGGCCATCAGCGAAAAAGTCACGGATCAGATACTCCTCCGTAGCGACAAGTATTGCCAGATTGGCTGTGATCTCAGGGAACTGGAGTCTCTTCGAAACTGCCTCGAGTCattcttgaacttggctgaATGTTCTGTGTTGTTTGTTGCTGAAGTATCCATAACTTACATGGACACATTCTCGGCCGATGCTCTGGTTCAATGGGCTAGCTCTATTGGACAAG CCGAGTTCTGTCTTCTGGAACAGATTCTCCCCCATGGGCCTGAACACCCCTTTGCCAGCACAATGTTGAAGCATTTTAATAAACTCAATACACCCCTAAAATCGGTTGACGAGTATCCAACCGTAGAAAGCCAGCGCCATCGCTTTCAGGAACGGGGTTGGAGCAGCGTCGATGTCTGGGACCTTTGGGACGCCTGGAATAGCGATTTGTTCCTTGACTCGACCGAGAGAGCTGCCCTTGATAACGTTGAACCTTTCGATGAATGGGAGGAGTTTATTCTCTTTTCAAGACACTATGTCGTGCTCCATGCTACGGCTTATCATAGAGATGAAAGAGGTGCGGGCCAACGTGGTCAAGTTGGTGTTTCCAACAAGCATGTCAAAGCAAATGTGACCTCGTTAGGCTCGTTGGGTGCTCCCAAACGTCGGTTTGGTGCACCACTGATAGCTTCCAGTCCAGAGGGAGACAAATATCTTGTTAACGCTTTGGGGATGGGTATTAAAGCAAGACTCGATTCCTGCGATATCTATTCCCTTCAACAGGACAGTATGGCCCTGGAAATATCACCTGCCGGACCAACTGCAAGACTCTGTCATGCAACTGTTGACATTGGACATCTTGGCACTTTACTTGTTGGAGGTCGGGCTTCTCCATCAAAGGCTCTCAATGACTGTTGGATCTTCAAGAAGGACTCCAACCGTTGGGAAAAGACCTTCGATCTCCCTGCACCACTGTTCCGGCACTGCGCTGTTCACTTACCAGGCTCATCTCTTGCACTTGTTCTTGGTGGTAAGACAGGACCTTCCGAGATTTCGCCAGATTATTATGTGTTCCACCCTGTCAAAGGGTGGCTCAAATGTTCAGTGACCGGCGCCATACCCAGCTCTACTTTTGGAACAATTGCCGTTGCTTCACCAAATCCTGGAAGCAAGTATGGCACTTTCCAGGGACTGATGGCAGGTGGAATAAGTAAATATGGTAAAATCAACGAGCAGGCTTATTTCTGGACTATCAATGTCTCAACCGATGTG TCCCTGACTCTCATGGGTATACAAGGGCACTTTCAGTCTTTGGTGCCCAAACAGCAGACGTGGAGTCCTTGCACTTCGTATGCGGTGGTGTGGGACAATATCCATCCTCACATAGGCCAATCTATGGCTTGCATTTCGGTCAAAGATGGGCACTTGGAAGTATTCAACGTCGACTTGAGAAATGAGGTCGGGCAATTGCCTTTCATGGTTGGCTCTGCGACTGTTTCTTCAGGCTCTGAGCTTGTTGTTTTGGGTGGAGGAGCTACCTGTTTCTCCATGGGAACATTCTGGGATACTGGCGTCTACAAGGTTGATCTTACGAATGCTATCTCGGAAATGCCATATATCCAGCCGGCGAACTGTAAACCAGTCTCAATCAACTACCAGGATTCGCCTAAACTTACACATCAAACAACCACCATTGAACGGCACCAGCCTACTCTCAAACCCTCGATCAAGTCGATTGCAAGAATCAAGCTACAATCGAAATTGGACTTTGAACAACTGGTCGAGAACAGAAAGCCAGTCATTATTGAAAGCTTAGACCTGGGTAGCTGCGTGGCTAAATGGAGCCCCGAGTACATGGTCCAGCGCGTAGGCCAGACAAAAGAG ATTGTTGTACATGAATGCCAAAGCTCAACAGGCAAGATGGATTTCAATTCCAAGAACTTTCGTTATGTTACCGAACCATTCTCGTCGTTCATGGCCAAAGCCGCTAGAGGTGAAGCGGTGTATTTACGAGCTCTCTCGGAAGCAAAGCCTACGGAGTCCCCAGCCAATCTTCAAGACGACTTCCCAACTCTTGCCGATGACTTTCAGTTGCCAGAAGAACTTAGTTTGATCAAGGATCGGATGTTCAGTTCCGTGCTGAGGATATCCGGCCGAGCAAAGATGTGGCTACACTACGAC GTCATGGCAAACGTCTATACTCAGATCCAAGGATCAAAGCGTATGGTTCTCATGCCGCCAACGGACGTTAACAACCTGGCATTTGCGCCGGGTgcctcaagctcaagtctTGATGTTTTGTCAGCCCTAGACAAGCAGGAGTTTGTGTCGACCAATCCGTACGAAGCCATTCTTAACCCGGGTGATCTCCTGTTTATTCCAGCGATGTGGCTTCATACCGCTAGCCCAACCACTGATCTCAGCGTTGCGGTCAATGTTTTCTTTCGTGACCTGGACAGCGGTTATTCAACAGGCCGAGATGTGTATGGTAACCGGGATCTGGCAGCGTATGAGAAGGCACGGCAAGACATCAGCCGGATTGTAAAGATCTTTGACCGTCTGCCATCTGAAATCCGCGATTTCTACCTAACAAGACTCGCCGACGAGCTGCTTCACAAACAGCACTGA
- a CDS encoding autophagy-like protein 18, with translation MATPTLNFITFNQDHSCLAVGTSKGFRIYHTDPFSRIFSSDDGNIAIIEMLFSTSLVALILSPRHLIIQNTKRASVICELTFPSAVLAVRLNRKRLAVVLEDEIYLYDISNMSLLHTIPTSPNPSAICALSPSSENCFIAYPLPKPREDPDARRPAHAPPHSAFVAPTSGEVLVFDTLTLKAVNVIEAHRSPLCCICLNNEGTLLATASETGTIIRVFSVPKGQKLYQFRRGTYPSTIYSMSFNLSSTLLCVSSTSDTVHIFRLGAPPGNNTPAGAPIESPGSQRQDRWSRARSFDDPESPGTSAGDSPKNESSDVVSSGNGAGSSNSAGHTRQSGSFSSMLRRSSQIMGRGVAGVMGSYLPQSVTEMWEPLRDFAYIKIPKSTVPSGTSRALRDAPGGPLRSVVAMSSSSPQVMVVTSDGGFYVYNIDMEHGGEGYLVRQFSVLEGDDKSDASGYGN, from the exons ATGGCTACTCCCACCCTCAATTTCATCACTTTCAATCAAGACCACAGCTGTCTTGCTGTTG GTACCTCCAAGGGCTTTCGCATCTACCATACCGATCCTTTCTCTCGAATCTTCAGCAGCGACGATGGCAACATTGCTATTATCGAGATGCTGTTCTCTACCTCCCTCGTCGCTCTCATTCTTTCTCCTCGCCATCTCATAATTCAGAATACTAAG AGAGCATCTGTCATTTGCGAACTTACCTTTCCCTCGGCCGTCCTAGCTGTCCGATTGAACCGAAAGCGCCTGGCGGTGGTTCTTGAGGATGAAATATATCTCTACGATATCAGCAACATGAGCCTCCTGCATACGATCCCGACTTCGCCAAACCCTTCTGCTATATGCGCCCTCTCACCTTCCTCCGAGAATTGTTTCATCGCCTATCCGCTGCCCAAGCCTCGAGAGGATCCCGATGCCCGTCGGCCTGCTCACGCGCCTCCTCACTCGGCCTTTGTTGCGCCTACATCAGGCGAAGTATTGGTCTTCGATACTCTTACCCTGAAAGCTGTGAACGTCATCGAGGCGCATCGCTCGCCGTTATGCTGCATCTGTCTCAATAATGAGGGTACTCTGCTCGCTACAGCCAGCGAGACAGGCACTATCATTCGCGTCTTTTCGGTACCAAAGGGCCAAAAGCTATATCAATTTCGACGTGGAACCTACCCATCCACTATATACAGCATGTCATTTAATCTGAGCTCGACGCTATTGTGTGTCTCTTCGACTTCAGATACGGTTCATATCTTCCGACTTGGAGCCCCTCCAGGAAATAATACACCGGCTGGGGCGCCCATTGAATCCCCGGGCTCACAGCGACAGGATCGTTGGTCTCGAGCAAGGAGCTTCGATGACCCCGAGTCCCCAGGCACCAGTGCAGGGGACTCGCCCAAGAACGAATCTTCTGATGTCGTTTCGTCTGGAAATGGCGCAggcagcagcaacagcgcAGGTCATACAAGACAGAGTGGCTCGTTCAGTAGTATGCTCCGTCGCTCTTCTCAAATAATGGGCCGAGGAGTTGCTGGTGTCATGGGGTCCTACCTACCTCAATCCGTAACAGAAATGTGGGAGCCTCTACGCGATTTCGCTTATATCAAGATACCAAAATCTACAGTCCCTTCGGGGACTTCAAGGGCCCTGCGTGATGCTCCAGGAGGTCCCTTACGAAGCGTTGTAGCGATGAGTAGTAGCAGTCCTCAAGTAATGGTTGTCACTAGCGATGGCGGCTTTTACGTTTACAATATTGACATGGAACATGGCGGAGAGGGTTACCTGGTCAGGCAATTCTC TGTCCTGGAAGGTGACGATAAAAGCGATGCTTCAGGTTATGGAAACTAG
- a CDS encoding autophagy-like protein 18 has product MLFSTSLVALILSPRHLIIQNTKRASVICELTFPSAVLAVRLNRKRLAVVLEDEIYLYDISNMSLLHTIPTSPNPSAICALSPSSENCFIAYPLPKPREDPDARRPAHAPPHSAFVAPTSGEVLVFDTLTLKAVNVIEAHRSPLCCICLNNEGTLLATASETGTIIRVFSVPKGQKLYQFRRGTYPSTIYSMSFNLSSTLLCVSSTSDTVHIFRLGAPPGNNTPAGAPIESPGSQRQDRWSRARSFDDPESPGTSAGDSPKNESSDVVSSGNGAGSSNSAGHTRQSGSFSSMLRRSSQIMGRGVAGVMGSYLPQSVTEMWEPLRDFAYIKIPKSTVPSGTSRALRDAPGGPLRSVVAMSSSSPQVMVVTSDGGFYVYNIDMEHGGEGYLVRQFSVLEGDDKSDASGYGN; this is encoded by the exons ATGCTGTTCTCTACCTCCCTCGTCGCTCTCATTCTTTCTCCTCGCCATCTCATAATTCAGAATACTAAG AGAGCATCTGTCATTTGCGAACTTACCTTTCCCTCGGCCGTCCTAGCTGTCCGATTGAACCGAAAGCGCCTGGCGGTGGTTCTTGAGGATGAAATATATCTCTACGATATCAGCAACATGAGCCTCCTGCATACGATCCCGACTTCGCCAAACCCTTCTGCTATATGCGCCCTCTCACCTTCCTCCGAGAATTGTTTCATCGCCTATCCGCTGCCCAAGCCTCGAGAGGATCCCGATGCCCGTCGGCCTGCTCACGCGCCTCCTCACTCGGCCTTTGTTGCGCCTACATCAGGCGAAGTATTGGTCTTCGATACTCTTACCCTGAAAGCTGTGAACGTCATCGAGGCGCATCGCTCGCCGTTATGCTGCATCTGTCTCAATAATGAGGGTACTCTGCTCGCTACAGCCAGCGAGACAGGCACTATCATTCGCGTCTTTTCGGTACCAAAGGGCCAAAAGCTATATCAATTTCGACGTGGAACCTACCCATCCACTATATACAGCATGTCATTTAATCTGAGCTCGACGCTATTGTGTGTCTCTTCGACTTCAGATACGGTTCATATCTTCCGACTTGGAGCCCCTCCAGGAAATAATACACCGGCTGGGGCGCCCATTGAATCCCCGGGCTCACAGCGACAGGATCGTTGGTCTCGAGCAAGGAGCTTCGATGACCCCGAGTCCCCAGGCACCAGTGCAGGGGACTCGCCCAAGAACGAATCTTCTGATGTCGTTTCGTCTGGAAATGGCGCAggcagcagcaacagcgcAGGTCATACAAGACAGAGTGGCTCGTTCAGTAGTATGCTCCGTCGCTCTTCTCAAATAATGGGCCGAGGAGTTGCTGGTGTCATGGGGTCCTACCTACCTCAATCCGTAACAGAAATGTGGGAGCCTCTACGCGATTTCGCTTATATCAAGATACCAAAATCTACAGTCCCTTCGGGGACTTCAAGGGCCCTGCGTGATGCTCCAGGAGGTCCCTTACGAAGCGTTGTAGCGATGAGTAGTAGCAGTCCTCAAGTAATGGTTGTCACTAGCGATGGCGGCTTTTACGTTTACAATATTGACATGGAACATGGCGGAGAGGGTTACCTGGTCAGGCAATTCTC TGTCCTGGAAGGTGACGATAAAAGCGATGCTTCAGGTTATGGAAACTAG
- a CDS encoding autophagy-like protein 18 — MSLLHTIPTSPNPSAICALSPSSENCFIAYPLPKPREDPDARRPAHAPPHSAFVAPTSGEVLVFDTLTLKAVNVIEAHRSPLCCICLNNEGTLLATASETGTIIRVFSVPKGQKLYQFRRGTYPSTIYSMSFNLSSTLLCVSSTSDTVHIFRLGAPPGNNTPAGAPIESPGSQRQDRWSRARSFDDPESPGTSAGDSPKNESSDVVSSGNGAGSSNSAGHTRQSGSFSSMLRRSSQIMGRGVAGVMGSYLPQSVTEMWEPLRDFAYIKIPKSTVPSGTSRALRDAPGGPLRSVVAMSSSSPQVMVVTSDGGFYVYNIDMEHGGEGYLVRQFSVLEGDDKSDASGYGN; from the exons ATGAGCCTCCTGCATACGATCCCGACTTCGCCAAACCCTTCTGCTATATGCGCCCTCTCACCTTCCTCCGAGAATTGTTTCATCGCCTATCCGCTGCCCAAGCCTCGAGAGGATCCCGATGCCCGTCGGCCTGCTCACGCGCCTCCTCACTCGGCCTTTGTTGCGCCTACATCAGGCGAAGTATTGGTCTTCGATACTCTTACCCTGAAAGCTGTGAACGTCATCGAGGCGCATCGCTCGCCGTTATGCTGCATCTGTCTCAATAATGAGGGTACTCTGCTCGCTACAGCCAGCGAGACAGGCACTATCATTCGCGTCTTTTCGGTACCAAAGGGCCAAAAGCTATATCAATTTCGACGTGGAACCTACCCATCCACTATATACAGCATGTCATTTAATCTGAGCTCGACGCTATTGTGTGTCTCTTCGACTTCAGATACGGTTCATATCTTCCGACTTGGAGCCCCTCCAGGAAATAATACACCGGCTGGGGCGCCCATTGAATCCCCGGGCTCACAGCGACAGGATCGTTGGTCTCGAGCAAGGAGCTTCGATGACCCCGAGTCCCCAGGCACCAGTGCAGGGGACTCGCCCAAGAACGAATCTTCTGATGTCGTTTCGTCTGGAAATGGCGCAggcagcagcaacagcgcAGGTCATACAAGACAGAGTGGCTCGTTCAGTAGTATGCTCCGTCGCTCTTCTCAAATAATGGGCCGAGGAGTTGCTGGTGTCATGGGGTCCTACCTACCTCAATCCGTAACAGAAATGTGGGAGCCTCTACGCGATTTCGCTTATATCAAGATACCAAAATCTACAGTCCCTTCGGGGACTTCAAGGGCCCTGCGTGATGCTCCAGGAGGTCCCTTACGAAGCGTTGTAGCGATGAGTAGTAGCAGTCCTCAAGTAATGGTTGTCACTAGCGATGGCGGCTTTTACGTTTACAATATTGACATGGAACATGGCGGAGAGGGTTACCTGGTCAGGCAATTCTC TGTCCTGGAAGGTGACGATAAAAGCGATGCTTCAGGTTATGGAAACTAG